The window gcctttgacagggtggggaaggccattttcaccctctcagGCTCCTGGAGTGaataaatggtttgccattgggGGCTGGGATTGGGGGGTTCGGGTGTGAATGGATGGGAgggcatagaattatgggtggggCCCACACGGGCATGCCCCCGCCACCCCATTCTGACCTGtgaaccaaaaaggttcaccataactgcTATAGACCTTTTAGCCTTCTCTTTTACTTTGCCTTAATTTCTACACAACTAAATTTGTGTCATTCTCAATCATTCACAATCTCCGGTCTCCCTTCCTTGTTCTCTGCTTACCGTCTTCCTGCAGTTAATTGTGTTACAGCCAGAATGGGAAAGACTTTAAATGGAGAAATATTTATAGGCAGGACAagaaattagggcagggacagTTCTAGATGTTCATTGTTTGGTATAGATAAGAACCCAGACTATTAGTTTCCCTCACTTAATTTTGCATAAGTTGACCACCCACCGAGATTTTATGTATTTCTGTACTTGAAATAACAGGAAGTCaagctattaatttttaataactaGTCATAAGAGACTTGGAGATCAAGTTGTGTCCTTCTGCAATAAGCCATAATTTGTGTAGCACAACTGTAGCTCACATAGCTCTAACTCAAACAGACCATATTTTGGGATACCACCACGTATTAATTCAACCATTGGGAGGAATAAATGTCCTTCTTTTTACTAAAATGGGTAAAAGCTCAGCACCTACCTGTACTCGCTGTATACACATGACTCCTCTGATCCATCCAGCATCATAataaagtttgcagatgacacaatgaTGCTGGGTCTCATAACTGGAGGGGATGGTGAACAAAGTGAAGTGAGCGGTTTAAGAAGTCGGGGGCAGCCCAGTTCCGCTCAGCATCCCACTACAAAGTTTCAGATCCCTTAACCGTTCTTCCAGCCCCTGTTGCTGGAGGCAACCAAggttgcagaatccatgaccctCATCCCTGGAAGAAGTGGCAGTGGCAGCATCACCTCTCTTGCCCACCCTGCAACCTAATGTTCAAGTACACCATCTACCCACACTGTGCCTGCCTTCGATCGGCGTTGTCCCGGGAAAGGCAGCGTAACAAATTTCTTTTGCGGAGTTTTTCCTGTGTGGAAATTGCCCCGGAATGACTATCACCTGCCATTTGATTCCCGGGCAACTTTCTTAACTGAGCAACTGAGTCCTTCCAAACCCTGCCCTTCACCCCGCCGGGAAAGCACAGCTGTTCAGTTGCTTGGCTGTTCAGTGGCTCAGCATTTCCTTGGTTCAATGCATGCTCATAAGCAAATAAATACCAATATTGGCAAAATGGTACACTGCATGGCCACCCCCACCGGAGCGTTCCGGTAGGGccgcgaatggctgccctttgcTAGAAGTAGGGTTTAATGGTGGGAGTTAGTTTTCTTCTTAGTGGTTTCTTGATCAGGTGTTTGCTTGCTGTTTGTTTATCAGAGTGGGTAGTCCTTGATTGGGATTTTGTTTATGGCTTCATCTTTCATCTGGAATTAATATCAGCTAACAAAAGGACACATTTTCCTAGTGGAATCAGATTTGTGGTCATGTTGGGATAAGTAGCTGATAGTTCCTCATTTTCAGAAGGTCAAGGGATGGCATTTCAGTCCCAGGCCTCTGGAAAAGACATACTGCTTGACCTTAGGATAACTTCCAGCTACCTTCAAGAAGAAACTAAGGAGGGATCCTTTCTGAAGAGTGTCATTGTGATATgttcttttatttatgtttagaGATTTTAGTTATATTTCAATTTATCCCAAACTGGGTTTGTGTCAATTTGTAAGCAACCAAGAACCTAGTTAGATTGCAATGatgtacaaatcaaatcaataaatacataaaaataaatattcatagcCAATGAAAGGCATGAGATTGGAAGAGAGGTCTATTTTTCTGGGTGTTTAAAGAACAGAACAGTAGTAATTTGGATAACGGATtatttacagcaggggtccccaaccaccgggccgcggaccagtaccaggCCGCGGTGCAtcttgcaccggtccgtggagtcagcagctgccggccctcatgccgccaccccctccctccagcgcttcgcctcgctccgggcaagaggcctcgggaggcaggttctgccggccacaggacaatggatgggacagaggggcgggaaggaccgagaggctcaagcctcttttggcttctgccgtggggcgcttttgcgtttttggctggggggaggcaggagggccagtctgaccccctctctccagcgcttagctcccgctgggcaagagggcttgggaggcagtttctgccggccacaggacgatggcgggaaagaggggcggggaggaccagcacccccatgcttaatcccgcccccaaccacgcccctttccgcccccactgggctatagaaaaattgtcttgctgaaactggtccctggtggaaaaaacattggggaccactgatttacAGGCTTCATCTAAGAAAACTTTTGTAGCTCATTATACACATAAAAACACATACATCATATTTCTGTTGGTTCTTAGCTAATGCTGGCCCATCTATAACTTATTTTCTTGAATATTTCTGTATTCTCTAGTGAAAAGCAGAGTACAATAATGTTGTGATTGGCTCACATCCAGTTCCTTGGGTGATGGACTTTAAGGAGAATGAACCAGGTCCATCTGGGTATCAGAGGACAGTGTGTTTACCAGAGGCATCGgataatgagagtgagggagagtgagGGCCTGGGGACCCTGCAGACcctgcagaccccccccccccatgtgtggTAATGTcggagtcagatgaggagggagaTATTATGGACCCAATATTAGACACGAGAGTCAGAAGAATATGAGGGAAGCAAGAATATTTCCGGCAACGTTGATGTAGGCATAGCTTGTCATAATAGATAGTATAAACGGGGAGGAGCATGAGAAGTCCATTGCAGAAGCTCAATGTTCCTTTacggagagagaaagaattaacagccaaagtgttttttctttgaaatctTTCGGAAACCCTGTAAACCTAGCCTTGAAAGAcatttgtgagtacctgtccATGCCGAGGattaatgacttgaatttatgaCTTTCCTTTGAAGTTTATTATCCACTGTGATGATAACACTGGGCTTTTTTCAGGCAAATTCATATTCCTCTGATTTTATTACTGTTTCCGGCACGTTGCTTTGTAAACAGACTACTATACAAGTGATTTGGCTTCCGAGTCTTCATCAGAGCTTATTTAATGTTAATTAACCGGACTGGAcagaataagtaataaataaacccAAACAAATAGATACGTATTTTGATAccaattaacagaaataataTTGACAATTTTAGTAACCTTAGTTATATTAACCATACTCACATCATAATAAATCAACCTTCAAAACATACATTATCTATTTTAGTTGGTTCTCGATTAATGCTGGCCCACCTAtagtttattttctttaatatttctgtattatttgtaGTGAAATGCAGAGTACAACAATAAATAaacccaaatatatatatatgtattattttGGCCCACACCTGGCTCAATGAAAGAAAGACATAACTTTCAAGATGCAACACAAATTTTATTTTCAAGCAAGAAATCGGTAATACAAAATTACAGTTTGGTTCTGTGACTTGATTCAAAATAATAGAGAAGAAATCATCAATCTTTGCAAAGCTTGAGATTTCTGCCACCACATTTGTTTCCTCTCCAATGTGAACCCATTTCAAGACACACATGTGGGGGCAGTGTTACCTTGTACTATCACATTTTAGACAAACATATCCTCTTTTCTCAAGTTAATATTGGACTATAATTAACAATTTTTGGAATTGTATACCAAAAATGCATTTCATAGTGACAAAATATGTACCAGCTATTTACAGCAGGAAAAGCGCACATCATTGAGTGCTGTGTCATCACCAGAACCCTGTTCTCTCTCCACCTTTGTTCGTATCCCACATATAGCCTTTGACGTTGAGGGGCAGTCACTAGACCACATCTCAAAATCTCCCCAATTATGGCCATAGCCCATCAGAACCTGACCATCACTGCAGGTGAACTCAATGTTGTTGGCTGCGGTATCATCACCACTTCCTTGAGCGAGTTCCACTCTCAGAGAAAAGGAAACCAGGTAGTAGGTTGGCTGACAATACTGGGACTTGGTCCATTTTCCCCACCTGTCCAAAAAATAAGATGGATATGCATATCTTTGGTGTGTAGATTATGCCCTTGTCATCAGGTCATGAGACTCAAGCATAATGGCTAAAATCAGTTGAACTCTATGCCTGAATATCTAAATTCATTATCTATGGGTCTATAATTGACTTTCAACCTAACTCATTGGCCTGTTTtaagtggggaagaagggaagagaatattGTGGCTTCTGCCATAATGTCCTGGCAGGGGGTGAAtaaagaatacatttttaaaatcccaaatcTTCCCTTGACCACATTTCCAAGTCTACTCCCAAACCACGTCATGCTGAGAAACCATTAGAGCACGGATTCCTTATTCCTGAAATTGCAGTATCGTAAGCACCATTTCCCCTGAAAAGATCTTTTATTTCTATTACCCACTATTGAAGAGGTGAGTCATTATTCAGCTAGTGTggctgttagaatattcatgacttgcacagccatgttaacaaggttagccaataaaTAGGGATAGCAACTAAGTcaaccaatgggagctaaccactttcgagtctgtgcagagaattgaaactggaaCTTAATCTTAAAGCTGAGCATGGTTCAGTCTACTCTCCAATGTGCACTCGCCTCTCAGTACTCTCTGCTGAAGTGAAactaactcctgcttgtgtttacttgaagaaataatctgctaatgttattttaaattcatctgtcattatgtttataaagaagttattaaaTATGGTTGAATCAATCATCAGTCTGCACTTCTGTGATAATTCAGTACCTCATTTTCTTACTGGAAATCTGGACTTCCATTTCAGTTCACAAAAACATAGAATATCCTTTCTGGCTGCCATGTGGGTCTTCCCCATGGTTTTCTTTGGAGAGAGActatttttcaataaataaaaattggaacAACCTCTCATAAACCCAATGCTTTCCCAGTCCTAATTTGAGGCATATTGATTGCTGAGACCTTCTTTTGCAATCAATCTGATTATATAATCTGATAAAGAAATCAAAGATACTTTAAATTATAGACATTACCATAAATCTTTAATGCAGTAACAAAAATACATGTGACTGAATTGACTGGGGTTGAGGTTTACAGTGCTATACCCAGAATTCAAGTACAGGACATTAATAGCAGCCACACTCCTGACTTTCATAAACAGCAAGAATGAAGTCCATGTCTCCCTACAAACAGAGGTATAACAACAGCAGATAGAACCATGGATTGCGTGTGAGGGAAGTATGTGAGAGACTACAGTCAATAAAGGGCTGTTTGGGGGAATGAATGAAGGTCAGAAAAGCGCATGTGTTAGAGATCGATTACAAAATATTAGTAGCTTTTTGGGGATTTCTCGAGAATAAACAAATCCCCAACCATATCTCAGCTGCTAATTCAGAGAGACCATTGCACAACAGTGCCAGAAAGTCAGCTCTACCCATTCCAGTTCATCCTCTTCTAAAATCAGTAGCAGTAAATAAGGATCAGTCATCTATTCCccgattcctttttcttttctggcaaaggatttttttattatttttcacttaTATGATATTTAATAAGCTGTTAGCTAATATACTTTTTAGAGAAGAAGAACAaaaagatagaaaagagagaaaagagaaagagaaggaggttgGTTTACTTTTGAACCATAAAATCCCGTAGGGTATGATTGGGTTCTATAATGAATGTAtacaagaaaaaggagaaagatatGCTCCCCGATTCCTGatgataagaaaataaaatagtacAAGTAAGTCAGTTACTCACGGCCCAACTGAAGATTGAATGTATCCGCCTCCGGAACAGTGCAAACGGATTCCATTCAGAGCTGTATCATCACCACCTCCTTGGATTGGTTCTACCTAAGAAAGTAAGACTCTGATAAAGTTCAAGATCAGTCCTTCTGCCCTTCAATGCTGAGAATTTTCAACATTGACCCATCAATATGCAACAGTGCCTCTCTTTGattacagaattttttaaaaatgttaagcaTCAACAAATATCTTGTGGCCGTTCTTAAAACACAAAGTGAAAAAATGAAGAGTTAAtttgaaagatagagaaagaagtaAAGAGCACCGGAAATATAAGTTCTTACCTTCAGGGCGAAGCCATTTGCAAAGCCTTTAGGACAAAATTGATCTTTTCCCCAGGAACCCCAGGAACCCCCATTTTTTACAGAGATTACACTTTTGAACTCTCGAGTTTCGATATTCCCcaggcagcagaagatggtcaGAAGAAGAGCGGTGCTGACAGAGAGGTCCATGGAAGAGTAAACCAGCCTGCCTATTAAAAGATAAATGTCTTCAGAAAT of the Erythrolamprus reginae isolate rEryReg1 chromosome 4, rEryReg1.hap1, whole genome shotgun sequence genome contains:
- the LOC139166322 gene encoding vitelline membrane outer layer protein 1-like, which encodes MDLSVSTALLLTIFCCLGNIETREFKSVISVKNGGSWGSWGKDQFCPKGFANGFALKVEPIQGGGDDTALNGIRLHCSGGGYIQSSVGPWGKWTKSQYCQPTYYLVSFSLRVELAQGSGDDTAANNIEFTCSDGQVLMGYGHNWGDFEMWSSDCPSTSKAICGIRTKVEREQGSGDDTALNDVRFSCCK